A genomic window from Pecten maximus chromosome 4, xPecMax1.1, whole genome shotgun sequence includes:
- the LOC117325784 gene encoding NADH dehydrogenase [ubiquinone] 1 alpha subcomplex assembly factor 2-like has translation MQAIVRIFRNLRNSIAIPKSTFKGEDHLGNKYYERIADEKRKWKGYRFVKPYDGQSKANSELEIPTEWNAWLRNSRDNPPTIKEIERNYLLMMRTRQRALEVDTREEAEKLSSEANNEIATNLDSSKLSQKRPHPDFEDMEMKSGSARNFDYKDREKPIDRTVS, from the exons ATGCAAGCGATTGTACGTATTTTTCGAAATTTAAGGAATTCCATTGCAATTccaaaatcaacatttaaaggAGAAGATCACCTCGGAAACAAATACTACGAGAGAATTGCAG ATGAAAAGAGAAAATGGAAAGGTTATCGTTTTGTGAAACCTTATGATGGACAGTCTAAAGCCAACAGCGAGTTGGAGATTCCAACTGAATGGAATG CATGGCTCAGGAACAGCAGGGATAACCCTCCCACAATCAAG GAAATTGAAAgaaattatttgctgatgatgAGAACACGACAGAGAGCACTTGAAGTTGATACCAGAGAAGAAGCA GAAAAATTGTCATCAGAAGCAAATAATGAAATTGCTACAAATCTTGACTCCTCAAAATTAAGTCAAAAGC GACCACATCCCGATTTTGAAGATATGGAAATGAAATCTGGATCTGCTAGAAACTTTGACTATAAAGACAGAGAAAAGCCTATAGACAGAACAGTGTCTTGA
- the LOC117325785 gene encoding telomerase RNA component interacting RNase-like, whose translation MAARRGTGVSPASTFTGNKFSNDGSFLEMFRKQMEQKDQQTTHANNETDSSKSDKSSSSVCQESSVSAPTTTDKKPVILPIVGKRKGANRPLKTGIVAKKPKPEKKEEDSDGSAWSKYLAEVNEYKSKMCMDEDKSRPLVK comes from the exons ATGGCCGCAAGAAGAGGAACGGGAGTCTCGCCGGCGTCAACTTTTACTGGAAACAAGTTTTCAAATGATGGAAGTTTCTTGGAAATGTTTAGAAAACAGATGGAACAAAAGGACCAACAAACTACACACGCAAACAATGAAACTGATTCCTCAAAGTCAGATAAATCTTCCTCTTCCGTCTGTCAAGAAAGTTCCGTCTCGGCTCCGACAACGACAGACAAGAAGCCAGTTATTTTACCTATT GTAGGGAAGAGGAAAGGCGCTAATCGTCCACTCAAAACTGGTATTGTGGCCAAGAAACCAAAACCAGAGAAAAAA GAGGAGGATTCTGACGGTAGCGCTTGGTCTAAGTATTTAGCTGAAGTGAACGAGTATAAGTCTAAGATGTGCATGGATGAGGATAAAAGCAGGCCACTAGTGAAATGA